In one window of Synchiropus splendidus isolate RoL2022-P1 chromosome 15, RoL_Sspl_1.0, whole genome shotgun sequence DNA:
- the tpd52l1 gene encoding tumor protein D53 isoform X6 — protein METRQQELYSDILSDTVVDWGGPGEEWVNSATQQREQDSPQNMSHPSGEEAVQDQNSVEAFQNGMKWRERVGEQAEKSSSCQNHWGFTASYTPKWVRPNSWDVRQDDSECENLMAGLHSDPLKESDEDTVSEVNLNNTMTEEEREEIQLELSKLEEEMGTLRQVLTSKEKQHAELKQKLGITPLSELRSNLSRNWMDMQSSTAYKRTSETLSTAGQKTSAAFSTLGSTISKKFEDMRNSPSFKSFEEKVESTVTTLKTKVGGTKSGGSFEDVLSSAANASSQDTPTNNLAESSERQC, from the exons AGTTGTACTCAGACATTCTGAGTGATACAGTGGTGGACTGGGGCGGTCCTGGAGAGGAGTGGGTTAACtcagcaacacaacagagagagCAGG ATTCCCCTCAAAATATGTCTCATCCCTCTGGTGAGGAAGCAGTGCAGGATCAGAACTCAGTTGAGGCTTTTCAAAATGGAATGAAGTGGAGAGAGCGAGTTGGAGAACAAGCTGAAAAGTCATCGTCGTGTCAGAATCACTGGGGTTTCACAGCCTCTTACACTCCGAAGTGGGTCAGGCCCAACTCGTGGGATGTCCGACAGGACGATTCAG AGTGTGAGAATCTGATGGCAG gtttgCACTCCGATCCACTTAAGGAGTCTGATGAAGACACGGTGTCAGAGGTCAACCTGAACAATACAATGACAGAAGAAGAGAGGGAAGAGATTCAGCTCGAGCTGTCCAAA ctggaggaggagatgggcACTCTGCGGCAGGTGTTGACGTCGAAAGAGAAGCAGCATGCTGAGCTCAAACAGAAACTGGGCATCACTCCCTTAAGCGAACTTAGGAGCAACTTAAGCCGCAACTGGATGGACATGCAGAGCTCCACAGC TTACAAGAGGACATCTGAGACGTTATCAACCGCTGGACAGAAGACCTCCGCGGCCTTCAGCACCTTGGGAAGCACCATCAGCAAGAAGTTTGAAGACATGAG aaACTCACCCAGCTTCAAATCTTTTGAGGAGAAAGTTGAGAGTACTGTGACAACGCTGAAG acTAAGGTCGGTGGTACGAAGAGCGGCGGAAGCTTTGAAGACGTCCTGTCCTCGGCAGCGAACGCCAGCTCTCAGGACACGCCCACTAACAACTTGGCGGAGAGCTCTGAGAGACAATGCTAG
- the tpd52l1 gene encoding tumor protein D53 isoform X3: METRQQELYSDILSDTVVDWGGPGEEWVNSATQQREQGLHSDPLKESDEDTVSEVNLNNTMTEEEREEIQLELSKLEEEMGTLRQVLTSKEKQHAELKQKLGITPLSELRSNLSRNWMDMQSSTAYKRTSETLSTAGQKTSAAFSTLGSTISKKFEDMRSNSIGGGHSGSSSSISPCPLRPLLSNLQTSCPPSPPPEIFLSNFCLAVPTSTSSYQCTGSLSLLCTCPNHLHLASLTLSPKHLSTCAVPLILSILLTPREKLSIFISATSSSASCLLLSATVSKPYNIAGLTTLLDTFPFILADTLLLHITPDTLLQ; encoded by the exons AGTTGTACTCAGACATTCTGAGTGATACAGTGGTGGACTGGGGCGGTCCTGGAGAGGAGTGGGTTAACtcagcaacacaacagagagagCAGG gtttgCACTCCGATCCACTTAAGGAGTCTGATGAAGACACGGTGTCAGAGGTCAACCTGAACAATACAATGACAGAAGAAGAGAGGGAAGAGATTCAGCTCGAGCTGTCCAAA ctggaggaggagatgggcACTCTGCGGCAGGTGTTGACGTCGAAAGAGAAGCAGCATGCTGAGCTCAAACAGAAACTGGGCATCACTCCCTTAAGCGAACTTAGGAGCAACTTAAGCCGCAACTGGATGGACATGCAGAGCTCCACAGC TTACAAGAGGACATCTGAGACGTTATCAACCGCTGGACAGAAGACCTCCGCGGCCTTCAGCACCTTGGGAAGCACCATCAGCAAGAAGTTTGAAGACATGAG GTCCAACTCTATAGG aggtggccacagcggatcatcttcctccatctcaccctgtcctctgcgtcctcttctctcaaacctacaaacctcatgtcctccttcaccacctccagaaATCTTCCTCTCCaacttctgcctggcagttccaacctcaacatcttcctaccaatgtactggctctctctctctcctctgtacatgtccaaaccatctccatctagcctctctgactttgtctcctaaacacctgagcacatgtgctgtccctctgatcctatccatcctgctcactcccagagagaagctcagcatcttcatctctgctacctccagctctgcctcctgtcttctcctcagtgccactgtttccaaaccatacaacattgctggcctcaccacccttttggacactttccctttcatccttgccgacacccttttgttacacatcacacctgacactcttctccaatga
- the tpd52l1 gene encoding tumor protein D53 isoform X7 yields the protein METRQQECENLMAGLHSDPLKESDEDTVSEVNLNNTMTEEEREEIQLELSKLEEEMGTLRQVLTSKEKQHAELKQKLGITPLSELRSNLSRNWMDMQSSTAYKRTSETLSTAGQKTSAAFSTLGSTISKKFEDMRSNSIGGGHSGSSSSISPCPLRPLLSNLQTSCPPSPPPEIFLSNFCLAVPTSTSSYQCTGSLSLLCTCPNHLHLASLTLSPKHLSTCAVPLILSILLTPREKLSIFISATSSSASCLLLSATVSKPYNIAGLTTLLDTFPFILADTLLLHITPDTLLQ from the exons AGTGTGAGAATCTGATGGCAG gtttgCACTCCGATCCACTTAAGGAGTCTGATGAAGACACGGTGTCAGAGGTCAACCTGAACAATACAATGACAGAAGAAGAGAGGGAAGAGATTCAGCTCGAGCTGTCCAAA ctggaggaggagatgggcACTCTGCGGCAGGTGTTGACGTCGAAAGAGAAGCAGCATGCTGAGCTCAAACAGAAACTGGGCATCACTCCCTTAAGCGAACTTAGGAGCAACTTAAGCCGCAACTGGATGGACATGCAGAGCTCCACAGC TTACAAGAGGACATCTGAGACGTTATCAACCGCTGGACAGAAGACCTCCGCGGCCTTCAGCACCTTGGGAAGCACCATCAGCAAGAAGTTTGAAGACATGAG GTCCAACTCTATAGG aggtggccacagcggatcatcttcctccatctcaccctgtcctctgcgtcctcttctctcaaacctacaaacctcatgtcctccttcaccacctccagaaATCTTCCTCTCCaacttctgcctggcagttccaacctcaacatcttcctaccaatgtactggctctctctctctcctctgtacatgtccaaaccatctccatctagcctctctgactttgtctcctaaacacctgagcacatgtgctgtccctctgatcctatccatcctgctcactcccagagagaagctcagcatcttcatctctgctacctccagctctgcctcctgtcttctcctcagtgccactgtttccaaaccatacaacattgctggcctcaccacccttttggacactttccctttcatccttgccgacacccttttgttacacatcacacctgacactcttctccaatga
- the hddc2 gene encoding HD domain-containing protein 2 isoform X1, with protein MIICIYNECKRKENTHILRVLLQRVPRTGWVYRGVKDPESVSDHMYRMAMMSLTITDPTVDKNRCIKLALVHDLAESIVGDIAPTDNVSKEEKHRREEEAMRHISALLPDGLQQEIYGLWEEFENQSSEEARLVKQFDLLDMILQAHEYEELEGAPGRLQEFFDSTNGRFQHPDVLKLVASLNDERQRCMAAGAKDCGNSEGDAASSKPGPRS; from the exons ATGATTATTTGCATTTATAACGAgtgtaaaagaaaagaaaacactcaCATATTGCGTGTTCTGTTGCAGAGGGTCCCCAGGACTGGGTGGGTGTATCGGGGTGTAAAGGACCCAGAGAGTGTGTCTGATCACATGTACCGGATGGCCATGATGTCTCTCACGATCACAGACCCAACAGTGGACAAGAACAG GTGTATAAAGCTGGCACTGGTTCACGATCTGGCAGAGAGCATTGTGGGAGACATCGCTCCAACCGACAACGTCAGTAAAGAGGAGAAACACAGACGAGAAGAG GAGGCGATGAGACATATCTCAGCTCTTCTGCCAGACGGGCTCCAGCAGGAGATTTATGGACTGTGGGAG GAGTTCGAAAACCAGAGCAGTGAAGAGGCCCGACTGGTCAAACAGTTCGACCTCCTTGATATGATCCTGCAGGCGCACGAGTATGAGGAGCTGGAGGGGGCGCCAGGGAGGCTGCAGGAGTTCTTTGACTCAACCAATG GTCGCTTTCAGCACCCAGATGTTCTCAAACTTGTAGCGTCACTAAATGACGAGCGGCAACGATGCATGGCAGCGGGAGCAAAGGATTGTGGGAACTCAGAAGGGGATGCTGCGTCTTCAAAACCAGGTCCCAGATCTTGA
- the tpd52l1 gene encoding tumor protein D53 isoform X1 yields METRQQELYSDILSDTVVDWGGPGEEWVNSATQQREQDSPQNMSHPSGEEAVQDQNSVEAFQNGMKWRERVGEQAEKSSSCQNHWGFTASYTPKWVRPNSWDVRQDDSECENLMAGLHSDPLKESDEDTVSEVNLNNTMTEEEREEIQLELSKLEEEMGTLRQVLTSKEKQHAELKQKLGITPLSELRSNLSRNWMDMQSSTAYKRTSETLSTAGQKTSAAFSTLGSTISKKFEDMRSNSIGGGHSGSSSSISPCPLRPLLSNLQTSCPPSPPPEIFLSNFCLAVPTSTSSYQCTGSLSLLCTCPNHLHLASLTLSPKHLSTCAVPLILSILLTPREKLSIFISATSSSASCLLLSATVSKPYNIAGLTTLLDTFPFILADTLLLHITPDTLLQ; encoded by the exons AGTTGTACTCAGACATTCTGAGTGATACAGTGGTGGACTGGGGCGGTCCTGGAGAGGAGTGGGTTAACtcagcaacacaacagagagagCAGG ATTCCCCTCAAAATATGTCTCATCCCTCTGGTGAGGAAGCAGTGCAGGATCAGAACTCAGTTGAGGCTTTTCAAAATGGAATGAAGTGGAGAGAGCGAGTTGGAGAACAAGCTGAAAAGTCATCGTCGTGTCAGAATCACTGGGGTTTCACAGCCTCTTACACTCCGAAGTGGGTCAGGCCCAACTCGTGGGATGTCCGACAGGACGATTCAG AGTGTGAGAATCTGATGGCAG gtttgCACTCCGATCCACTTAAGGAGTCTGATGAAGACACGGTGTCAGAGGTCAACCTGAACAATACAATGACAGAAGAAGAGAGGGAAGAGATTCAGCTCGAGCTGTCCAAA ctggaggaggagatgggcACTCTGCGGCAGGTGTTGACGTCGAAAGAGAAGCAGCATGCTGAGCTCAAACAGAAACTGGGCATCACTCCCTTAAGCGAACTTAGGAGCAACTTAAGCCGCAACTGGATGGACATGCAGAGCTCCACAGC TTACAAGAGGACATCTGAGACGTTATCAACCGCTGGACAGAAGACCTCCGCGGCCTTCAGCACCTTGGGAAGCACCATCAGCAAGAAGTTTGAAGACATGAG GTCCAACTCTATAGG aggtggccacagcggatcatcttcctccatctcaccctgtcctctgcgtcctcttctctcaaacctacaaacctcatgtcctccttcaccacctccagaaATCTTCCTCTCCaacttctgcctggcagttccaacctcaacatcttcctaccaatgtactggctctctctctctcctctgtacatgtccaaaccatctccatctagcctctctgactttgtctcctaaacacctgagcacatgtgctgtccctctgatcctatccatcctgctcactcccagagagaagctcagcatcttcatctctgctacctccagctctgcctcctgtcttctcctcagtgccactgtttccaaaccatacaacattgctggcctcaccacccttttggacactttccctttcatccttgccgacacccttttgttacacatcacacctgacactcttctccaatga
- the tpd52l1 gene encoding tumor protein D53 isoform X9, whose amino-acid sequence METRQQGLHSDPLKESDEDTVSEVNLNNTMTEEEREEIQLELSKLEEEMGTLRQVLTSKEKQHAELKQKLGITPLSELRSNLSRNWMDMQSSTAYKRTSETLSTAGQKTSAAFSTLGSTISKKFEDMRNSPSFKSFEEKVESTVTTLKTKVGGTKSGGSFEDVLSSAANASSQDTPTNNLAESSERQC is encoded by the exons gtttgCACTCCGATCCACTTAAGGAGTCTGATGAAGACACGGTGTCAGAGGTCAACCTGAACAATACAATGACAGAAGAAGAGAGGGAAGAGATTCAGCTCGAGCTGTCCAAA ctggaggaggagatgggcACTCTGCGGCAGGTGTTGACGTCGAAAGAGAAGCAGCATGCTGAGCTCAAACAGAAACTGGGCATCACTCCCTTAAGCGAACTTAGGAGCAACTTAAGCCGCAACTGGATGGACATGCAGAGCTCCACAGC TTACAAGAGGACATCTGAGACGTTATCAACCGCTGGACAGAAGACCTCCGCGGCCTTCAGCACCTTGGGAAGCACCATCAGCAAGAAGTTTGAAGACATGAG aaACTCACCCAGCTTCAAATCTTTTGAGGAGAAAGTTGAGAGTACTGTGACAACGCTGAAG acTAAGGTCGGTGGTACGAAGAGCGGCGGAAGCTTTGAAGACGTCCTGTCCTCGGCAGCGAACGCCAGCTCTCAGGACACGCCCACTAACAACTTGGCGGAGAGCTCTGAGAGACAATGCTAG
- the tpd52l1 gene encoding tumor protein D53 isoform X5, with product METRQQELYSDILSDTVVDWGGPGEEWVNSATQQREQDSPQNMSHPSGEEAVQDQNSVEAFQNGMKWRERVGEQAEKSSSCQNHWGFTASYTPKWVRPNSWDVRQDDSECENLMAGLHSDPLKESDEDTVSEVNLNNTMTEEEREEIQLELSKLEEEMGTLRQVLTSKEKQHAELKQKLGITPLSELRSNLSRNWMDMQSSTAYKRTSETLSTAGQKTSAAFSTLGSTISKKFEDMSYSIKHSVSMPAMRNSPSFKSFEEKVESTVTTLKTKVGGTKSGGSFEDVLSSAANASSQDTPTNNLAESSERQC from the exons AGTTGTACTCAGACATTCTGAGTGATACAGTGGTGGACTGGGGCGGTCCTGGAGAGGAGTGGGTTAACtcagcaacacaacagagagagCAGG ATTCCCCTCAAAATATGTCTCATCCCTCTGGTGAGGAAGCAGTGCAGGATCAGAACTCAGTTGAGGCTTTTCAAAATGGAATGAAGTGGAGAGAGCGAGTTGGAGAACAAGCTGAAAAGTCATCGTCGTGTCAGAATCACTGGGGTTTCACAGCCTCTTACACTCCGAAGTGGGTCAGGCCCAACTCGTGGGATGTCCGACAGGACGATTCAG AGTGTGAGAATCTGATGGCAG gtttgCACTCCGATCCACTTAAGGAGTCTGATGAAGACACGGTGTCAGAGGTCAACCTGAACAATACAATGACAGAAGAAGAGAGGGAAGAGATTCAGCTCGAGCTGTCCAAA ctggaggaggagatgggcACTCTGCGGCAGGTGTTGACGTCGAAAGAGAAGCAGCATGCTGAGCTCAAACAGAAACTGGGCATCACTCCCTTAAGCGAACTTAGGAGCAACTTAAGCCGCAACTGGATGGACATGCAGAGCTCCACAGC TTACAAGAGGACATCTGAGACGTTATCAACCGCTGGACAGAAGACCTCCGCGGCCTTCAGCACCTTGGGAAGCACCATCAGCAAGAAGTTTGAAGACATGAG CTACTCTATCAAACACTCTGTGAGCATGCCCGCCATGAG aaACTCACCCAGCTTCAAATCTTTTGAGGAGAAAGTTGAGAGTACTGTGACAACGCTGAAG acTAAGGTCGGTGGTACGAAGAGCGGCGGAAGCTTTGAAGACGTCCTGTCCTCGGCAGCGAACGCCAGCTCTCAGGACACGCCCACTAACAACTTGGCGGAGAGCTCTGAGAGACAATGCTAG
- the cenpw gene encoding centromere protein W, with product MWQKAPNLTASLKSKMKSNAKVRPATAAMLELATLMFLKSLAEEARTKAFEGKSASIRCDHVKDVSKKLLKKARG from the exons ATGTGGCAAAAGGCTCCGAATTTAACAGCTTCTCTTAAATCGAAAATGAAGAGTAACGCCAAAGTGAGACCAGCTACGGCGGCGATG CTCGAGCTGGCGACGCTGATGTTCCTGAAGAGTCTGGCTGAAGAGGCAAGGACGAAAGCTTTTGAAGGGAAGTCAGCATCGATCAGATGTGATCACGTCAAAGACGTCTCAAAG aaatTGCTGAAAAAAGCGAGGGGTTGA
- the hddc2 gene encoding HD domain-containing protein 2 isoform X2, whose product MAAAVDYTNMLRFMKLVGQLKRVPRTGWVYRGVKDPESVSDHMYRMAMMSLTITDPTVDKNRCIKLALVHDLAESIVGDIAPTDNVSKEEKHRREEEAMRHISALLPDGLQQEIYGLWEEFENQSSEEARLVKQFDLLDMILQAHEYEELEGAPGRLQEFFDSTNGRFQHPDVLKLVASLNDERQRCMAAGAKDCGNSEGDAASSKPGPRS is encoded by the exons ATGGCTGCCGCCGTGGATTATACCAACATGCTGCGATTTATGAAACTTGTGGGCCAACTTAAA AGGGTCCCCAGGACTGGGTGGGTGTATCGGGGTGTAAAGGACCCAGAGAGTGTGTCTGATCACATGTACCGGATGGCCATGATGTCTCTCACGATCACAGACCCAACAGTGGACAAGAACAG GTGTATAAAGCTGGCACTGGTTCACGATCTGGCAGAGAGCATTGTGGGAGACATCGCTCCAACCGACAACGTCAGTAAAGAGGAGAAACACAGACGAGAAGAG GAGGCGATGAGACATATCTCAGCTCTTCTGCCAGACGGGCTCCAGCAGGAGATTTATGGACTGTGGGAG GAGTTCGAAAACCAGAGCAGTGAAGAGGCCCGACTGGTCAAACAGTTCGACCTCCTTGATATGATCCTGCAGGCGCACGAGTATGAGGAGCTGGAGGGGGCGCCAGGGAGGCTGCAGGAGTTCTTTGACTCAACCAATG GTCGCTTTCAGCACCCAGATGTTCTCAAACTTGTAGCGTCACTAAATGACGAGCGGCAACGATGCATGGCAGCGGGAGCAAAGGATTGTGGGAACTCAGAAGGGGATGCTGCGTCTTCAAAACCAGGTCCCAGATCTTGA
- the tpd52l1 gene encoding tumor protein D53 isoform X2, translating to METRQQELYSDILSDTVVDWGGPGEEWVNSATQQREQECENLMAGLHSDPLKESDEDTVSEVNLNNTMTEEEREEIQLELSKLEEEMGTLRQVLTSKEKQHAELKQKLGITPLSELRSNLSRNWMDMQSSTAYKRTSETLSTAGQKTSAAFSTLGSTISKKFEDMRSNSIGGGHSGSSSSISPCPLRPLLSNLQTSCPPSPPPEIFLSNFCLAVPTSTSSYQCTGSLSLLCTCPNHLHLASLTLSPKHLSTCAVPLILSILLTPREKLSIFISATSSSASCLLLSATVSKPYNIAGLTTLLDTFPFILADTLLLHITPDTLLQ from the exons AGTTGTACTCAGACATTCTGAGTGATACAGTGGTGGACTGGGGCGGTCCTGGAGAGGAGTGGGTTAACtcagcaacacaacagagagagCAGG AGTGTGAGAATCTGATGGCAG gtttgCACTCCGATCCACTTAAGGAGTCTGATGAAGACACGGTGTCAGAGGTCAACCTGAACAATACAATGACAGAAGAAGAGAGGGAAGAGATTCAGCTCGAGCTGTCCAAA ctggaggaggagatgggcACTCTGCGGCAGGTGTTGACGTCGAAAGAGAAGCAGCATGCTGAGCTCAAACAGAAACTGGGCATCACTCCCTTAAGCGAACTTAGGAGCAACTTAAGCCGCAACTGGATGGACATGCAGAGCTCCACAGC TTACAAGAGGACATCTGAGACGTTATCAACCGCTGGACAGAAGACCTCCGCGGCCTTCAGCACCTTGGGAAGCACCATCAGCAAGAAGTTTGAAGACATGAG GTCCAACTCTATAGG aggtggccacagcggatcatcttcctccatctcaccctgtcctctgcgtcctcttctctcaaacctacaaacctcatgtcctccttcaccacctccagaaATCTTCCTCTCCaacttctgcctggcagttccaacctcaacatcttcctaccaatgtactggctctctctctctcctctgtacatgtccaaaccatctccatctagcctctctgactttgtctcctaaacacctgagcacatgtgctgtccctctgatcctatccatcctgctcactcccagagagaagctcagcatcttcatctctgctacctccagctctgcctcctgtcttctcctcagtgccactgtttccaaaccatacaacattgctggcctcaccacccttttggacactttccctttcatccttgccgacacccttttgttacacatcacacctgacactcttctccaatga
- the tpd52l1 gene encoding tumor protein D53 isoform X8 — METRQQGLHSDPLKESDEDTVSEVNLNNTMTEEEREEIQLELSKLEEEMGTLRQVLTSKEKQHAELKQKLGITPLSELRSNLSRNWMDMQSSTAYKRTSETLSTAGQKTSAAFSTLGSTISKKFEDMRSNSIGGGHSGSSSSISPCPLRPLLSNLQTSCPPSPPPEIFLSNFCLAVPTSTSSYQCTGSLSLLCTCPNHLHLASLTLSPKHLSTCAVPLILSILLTPREKLSIFISATSSSASCLLLSATVSKPYNIAGLTTLLDTFPFILADTLLLHITPDTLLQ; from the exons gtttgCACTCCGATCCACTTAAGGAGTCTGATGAAGACACGGTGTCAGAGGTCAACCTGAACAATACAATGACAGAAGAAGAGAGGGAAGAGATTCAGCTCGAGCTGTCCAAA ctggaggaggagatgggcACTCTGCGGCAGGTGTTGACGTCGAAAGAGAAGCAGCATGCTGAGCTCAAACAGAAACTGGGCATCACTCCCTTAAGCGAACTTAGGAGCAACTTAAGCCGCAACTGGATGGACATGCAGAGCTCCACAGC TTACAAGAGGACATCTGAGACGTTATCAACCGCTGGACAGAAGACCTCCGCGGCCTTCAGCACCTTGGGAAGCACCATCAGCAAGAAGTTTGAAGACATGAG GTCCAACTCTATAGG aggtggccacagcggatcatcttcctccatctcaccctgtcctctgcgtcctcttctctcaaacctacaaacctcatgtcctccttcaccacctccagaaATCTTCCTCTCCaacttctgcctggcagttccaacctcaacatcttcctaccaatgtactggctctctctctctcctctgtacatgtccaaaccatctccatctagcctctctgactttgtctcctaaacacctgagcacatgtgctgtccctctgatcctatccatcctgctcactcccagagagaagctcagcatcttcatctctgctacctccagctctgcctcctgtcttctcctcagtgccactgtttccaaaccatacaacattgctggcctcaccacccttttggacactttccctttcatccttgccgacacccttttgttacacatcacacctgacactcttctccaatga
- the tpd52l1 gene encoding tumor protein D53 isoform X4, whose protein sequence is METRQQELYSDILSDTVVDWGGPGEEWVNSATQQREQDSPQNMSHPSGEEAVQDQNSVEAFQNGMKWRERVGEQAEKSSSCQNHWGFTASYTPKWVRPNSWDVRQDDSECENLMAGLHSDPLKESDEDTVSEVNLNNTMTEEEREEIQLELSKLEEEMGTLRQVLTSKEKQHAELKQKLGITPLSELRSNLSRNWMDMQSSTAYKRTSETLSTAGQKTSAAFSTLGSTISKKFEDMRSNSIGYSIKHSVSMPAMRNSPSFKSFEEKVESTVTTLKTKVGGTKSGGSFEDVLSSAANASSQDTPTNNLAESSERQC, encoded by the exons AGTTGTACTCAGACATTCTGAGTGATACAGTGGTGGACTGGGGCGGTCCTGGAGAGGAGTGGGTTAACtcagcaacacaacagagagagCAGG ATTCCCCTCAAAATATGTCTCATCCCTCTGGTGAGGAAGCAGTGCAGGATCAGAACTCAGTTGAGGCTTTTCAAAATGGAATGAAGTGGAGAGAGCGAGTTGGAGAACAAGCTGAAAAGTCATCGTCGTGTCAGAATCACTGGGGTTTCACAGCCTCTTACACTCCGAAGTGGGTCAGGCCCAACTCGTGGGATGTCCGACAGGACGATTCAG AGTGTGAGAATCTGATGGCAG gtttgCACTCCGATCCACTTAAGGAGTCTGATGAAGACACGGTGTCAGAGGTCAACCTGAACAATACAATGACAGAAGAAGAGAGGGAAGAGATTCAGCTCGAGCTGTCCAAA ctggaggaggagatgggcACTCTGCGGCAGGTGTTGACGTCGAAAGAGAAGCAGCATGCTGAGCTCAAACAGAAACTGGGCATCACTCCCTTAAGCGAACTTAGGAGCAACTTAAGCCGCAACTGGATGGACATGCAGAGCTCCACAGC TTACAAGAGGACATCTGAGACGTTATCAACCGCTGGACAGAAGACCTCCGCGGCCTTCAGCACCTTGGGAAGCACCATCAGCAAGAAGTTTGAAGACATGAG GTCCAACTCTATAGG CTACTCTATCAAACACTCTGTGAGCATGCCCGCCATGAG aaACTCACCCAGCTTCAAATCTTTTGAGGAGAAAGTTGAGAGTACTGTGACAACGCTGAAG acTAAGGTCGGTGGTACGAAGAGCGGCGGAAGCTTTGAAGACGTCCTGTCCTCGGCAGCGAACGCCAGCTCTCAGGACACGCCCACTAACAACTTGGCGGAGAGCTCTGAGAGACAATGCTAG